In Rutidosis leptorrhynchoides isolate AG116_Rl617_1_P2 unplaced genomic scaffold, CSIRO_AGI_Rlap_v1 contig130, whole genome shotgun sequence, the genomic window CTACAGAAGCTGGCAAGTCATACATACGGCGGAAGGCATCTTGAAATGCAGTCCTACATGTATTTTTGAACCAAAGccacatttatttaaaaattaaggTATACAAGCAGAATCTTAAATGTAGCAATATCTGTGATTGACTCCATACCTACAATGCCCTCCATTTAAGATGTCACACATGGACCAAAATGTAAGCCGATCATTATTGCTCCCACCATCCAAGTCTAGTTGTGTCCAAAAGTAAATTACATCTTTACTATTTTGTATCCCGTCTTCGAGAAATTTTTCTGCATTTTTGGATAATGAAGCCTGCTCAAGGAAGGACCAAGAAACTAAGCACAAACTCTGAATATGGAAGATACTAAGATAAAATGGTAAGATTACTATTTCAGTAGCTCACTATTATTGAAATACCTTTTTACCAGTAGCTCGCCATGATTGAAACCCAATCCAAGGTCTCCTGTGAATTTTATCCACCTTATTTGCCACAGCAAACATTCCTCCAATCTCACAGAGGATATCCCGGTAGTAAGAGTCGTTCAAAAGAGGAAGCCTGCCGACTGCATCCACATCGTCCGATCTCAACCTCCTTGCATTTGTTGACTGACATACAGGAAGGAGATAAAAATATCACCATCAAGCATCAAGAACTAGTCACCCATAACCAGTTTTGCATACATAGGCAACGCAGGATCATAAAATCTCCAAAAACTGAAGTCTCGTATATTAGTTGAAAGTTGAAACGAACTAAGAAATGTAACAGTGATTTGAAAAGGAAAACGCAAAGACAAATTGTTATGACAATATAAAATGGTGCTCTGAAAAATGAATTGTTAATCAATTCAATTTTCAACCATTGGAAATGTAAATAAGTAAACAAAATGAAACTGAAGAACGAATGACAAATAGCATGAAGAATATTAAAGAGAGAAGGAAAATAACTTACAAGACTTAACCCACGGTATAAAGAACCGTGGTGCAAAAATTGCCATGTCCCTCTTCCTACATATATCTCATAAATGCAAACTGGCTGGCCAGTCCTTTCTAGTTCTCCCTCATCTCTTTCATTCAGTTCAAAGTTTAGCTTCTCAGCTTTTTTTGCATTTTTATATATCTCATCCCATGCGCCAGTATTTCTCTCATTTCGGTCCTCAAGCTAAACATCAGGAAATAATTTTACATGTCAGATGGTTTTCCACAAATATAATGAAAATAACAAAAAGAACGCAACAATGAGGAAGGACACTTGCATACACCAAGATAGAGAGTACTATAAAGGTGAAAGCTGAAATACCTCTTCCATCTCCAATCTCTCGTATTCTTCCAAGCTCTCCATTTCGCCCAAAACAGCCCAATCTTGATCAGTAGGCAAGTCTTCCCCTACAACCTCAGTTGCATTTTCCGTGACATTAGTCAATCCAAGAAGCTTGGTAACATTTTTCTCAAGGGCATAAACAATACTAGATTCTATCTCAGTGTTATCGGCATCAAGCATTTCACCAGCTTTCTGATCTATTTCATTCCCGAAATAATTCCAATTCCATGCCATCTGTTGAATCTCAGAAAAAGTACTGGGCAGCAAGACAGTAGATGGAAAGTCGAGGACATTCTCAAGGAGCCTTGCATAACCAGTTATGCACTCTGATGCCAGCAAATCCTTGGCAAGCAGTTTTCCATGGGACGCAACTACTTGGCCGATTTCAGAGAGTTTTCCATCTGATATTATGAGGGAGAAAGAATTCATCAAAGCATCAGGATCATGCTCTCGAAACAATATGGCATGGACTCCATCACCGACCTGCAATGTAGGTGATCTCAGAAAATTATGTGGGAAGCAGAAAGCAAACATATCATCCTATTTGGGAGCTGAGGCAGAAATACAGGACATAGCCGGACTCACATATTTCTTTATAATAGGAAATTCGGGGGCAACTACAGGAACACCCATCGCCATGGCTCGAATAATTAATGAGGGAAAACCCTGTTCGTCTTGGGAAGAACCGTAAAGAACAATGTCAGCCATCAGCAAAGCATGGTTCGCGTCACTATTCACACCATAATGCCGTAGAGATCCCTCCAAAAGTCCTAGGCGTGAAGCAAGGTCCTGCATAAAGTAAAGTACGGATTCACTCGTTAAAGGTAAAAACTAAAAGTGGATGGACGAAACAGGACTTTGTCATCTGACAGGGGAAGCTTACTGAAAAGCATTACATCAGTGTTAAGTGTCAACTAGGTGATGAAAAAAAATGTTGATTTCCACAATGACGCTAATGACAGTACTTCGTTCTATGAACATTTCTAAAAGACAATTGTTCTTAGTAAGAAAGGAATAGGGATATGTCCAATTGCTTCGCATGGGAATAGGGCTGTGACCATGATAAAATGTGAATGGTCATAGTCTAAGACAAATACATAAATCTCGAAGAAGCAATTGACAACGAATTACCTGTAGAGCATCATCATATCCATCACTGGAATTACCAGAGAGAAATATGAACTTAAATGATCCTCCTGCATCTTTTCTCCTTGCATGTTTGATGAGCAAAGGTGCTATGGTATGCATTGCTACGGCATAGTCCCATGACAACTCATCATAGAAGAAAGAGCTTCCAACAACCAAAACCACTAGGTCATCTTCATTGAATCCATTATTCTTCCTTAGTTGGTCCTTGGAATGGGTCTCACTGACGGCTTCTGCAGCCCACACATCTACAGGTGATCCAGGAATCACAAAGAAGTTTCCAGTATCAAGCAAGCTATATAACATCTGATACAAGAAGCAACAAAGTTTAGAAGTAGCATAGGAATGTCTTTTAAAATGACAGCTCAACTAAAAATGATGCGTATAAAAAAATGTGGTCGCAGATTACCGGCAGAGTATAATCTGGAAATGCAACAACTGTAGCCCGACTAAAAGCCTTCTCCCAATCAAATATAAGATGCTTCCAACCCATCTCTTCATATATCTGAAGACGGTTTGCAAGTGTATCTTCTTGGATTATCCATACAAGAGGTACTGTATGAAAAGGATCCTGCATAAGGCTGCATAAATATAAACTCACTAACCATAAACATTGTAACCCACTCAAAGGAGAATAAAAATTGCAAGAAAACTTTCAACGTGTCCCAACCCAAGTGCATTCATGAAAATTCAAGTAGTAAAGAACACTTGCAATATAAAATCTCTCAAACAAAAATCAAGTTTCAGCTGCATAGTTTATGTCAGACCTGCCTACCTTGAAATGGCATCCTTTGCTTCAAGAGAATTAACAATAACACCCTCGTACCTGCAAACCAGAATGAACAATGTGATTCCTGCACGCATATAGAAATCAACAAACAAATGGCCAACAAAACTTTGAAAAATGCAACTTCTTTTTCAAATGGAGAAACCAGAACATGAAGCAACAATAGAAATAGAAGACTGGATACAATAGGGCATACCTCGACCAATCAATATGGCCATGTAGCTCTGGACCCAAAAGTGAGACCCCACTTATTTGTTCCCACATTGAACGTGCCGGACCATCCTTTACAACATAAATCTGGCAATGGACATTACGAGCGTATATCAAGATAATCAGAATCTACAGTAGAAAACAATGCTCACAATACAAAATGTTATTAGTTTATCAATCCACAACTAAGCATGGTTTCTTCAGACGAGACACCTACATATGTTCTACACTTATAGCCACTAGAATAAGTCATTCAAAACTAATGAAGCTTTCAAATTACAATACGTGCAGAGGATAAAAGGGCAAACCCCGGTGCGCTAAGGCTCCCCGCTTTGGGGGGTATGGGGGAGGATGTCATAGTACGCAGCCTTCCCCTTGCAATTGCAAAGAGGCTGTTTCcgtgactcgaacccgtgacctccagaCCACAAAGGAGCAACCTTAATTACAATACGTGCAGAGGATAAAAGGGCAAAATTACAATACGTGCAGAGGATATTGAAGAGAAATTAACCTTAAGAAAATAACCAATTTTCTGCAGATTATTCATCACGGTAATCAACATCAACGAATTTGCGTCCTTCTTCATGCTCCCCAAGACCTGAAGAAAGAATAGTAATTATAAGGACAATAAACAATTGAACAAGGTTAAAGTAACAGGTttgttcttttaaaaaaaaaaggttAAAGTAAGAGGAAAATGATGTTCTCGATTCGTCGTTACAAGACACTAATGCATTACACTGACAATATGCAGACTGTTTTTGATTCGCGCCATAAAGAGCCACAAAAGGAAACAAACTTAAATCCATCAACAAGATATCATTAAATGATCATACCAAGCACAGTTAAGTTCAATTTCCATAACTATATCATTGAAATCTACAATATATATAATGTCGATGGATACTGCTATAGCAACCAACTAAAAATTTCTAATTATAACTGCCCGGTTGGTAGTTTGTGGATGCAAGCAACATATACCAATCTACAACTCGTGGAGCCCACAAATTCTTATAACATCCATTAGTGCCAAGCATAAATACTTGGAATGTAGCTGTATGCGTTCATCCGATTGGAACTTGCTTGCGTAACTTGATCAAATTCAAAACTCAGAGTTGGCAACTCAATTtagtaggcctactcacaatacaCTAGCATTGTGATTTGACGATCAGTTAGCAGCTTAGTGGAATATCAGTAAAATAAAAAGCTTACAATAGCTAGTCTGGGCTTGCGAATTCCGATCCTAGGCTGCGATCTAAGCTGATCAAGGCCATGACCAGCAGTGATACTCTTCAATCTTTGTCCCGGCACGAATCTTAACGTACTTCCGATCCTCAAACCATCCATCACCGATCTCCCTCTCTTCTCAGGACCTTGTCTAAACACAACTGACGAAATCATGGAGCTCTGCAACACCATTGATGCGAATGCAAAGACCCCTAATATAACCATTATATAGAAAAAGTAGACGCCACGGAAGGAGAACAACAAATTGAGCCCCTTGCGGTGGCTGGTGAGTCGATTAGTGTGGTAAGATCTGCCGCCGCCGCCACCACCACCTCCACTACTGCTACGCGGAAGTGTGCGATCCGAATAAGGAGGAGATGTTTTGGTTCTACTATTGGGATTTCGTTTGAATGGGAACCTGTCCCGGATCGGCCGGAATCCACCGGCAGCAGCGCCGTCGCCTCCATTGTCGTCGATGTGGCGTGGAGGCGAGTTGCGGCCCATAAGGATCAGAAGATAAAGAGAATGATGAAGATTCCTTTGTTTGATCTATAATTTTATTTTCCTCAGGAAAACGAATTGATTTTGTTTGTGATTAGTGTTCGTCTGGGCGACTCTGTCTCTGTGTGTGTTTAAGCAGAGAGAGTGTTTATGTAAATGGTGCATTTACGAATACGTATTAGTCTAAAACCAAAGCAAAGAGTCCTTTTGTTTGTCTGTGTGTTGTTTGCATTACAATATGACTCcaaacaaagtttttttttttttttttttttttttttgaggatcTCCAAACAAAGTTTAAGTGTCACATTTAACGCTTAAAGAAGGTAATTGTTATTAGTAGTGTAGTATTTAATACCGTGTCACTTAGCTTACCAGATCTATTTTTCTATGGGTACAATTTAGTAAAGGATTTATAGCTTTGGACGAAAATATGATaatataatattccataaattaataattttaataaattaatataattttataaataattaataatttaaataattaataaatgttaACAGTTTGATGATATGAATTTAGCGAGGTTTGATTGTATACTCGATGGCTGAAAATTAAGAAGAAAGTGTCGAGAAAGATCGAAAAATTGTTACATATATTCTTCACCTTAGAAGAGATATTGCACATACTTATTATTTGTCGGTCTATCTATATGCTGAAAATGTATTTTTCATATAAAATTATGAAGACCGACATTTTTCATATAACTCAACCGAATACATggaattaatgtatataaatacaatTACTATTAATTAAAATAACAGAAATAATATTAAGAATACAGTTTATGAAAAAAGTTTTGCGGTCCAAAAAAAAGGATTTGTCGAAGCGGACACCTCTTAATCTTAATATAAAAAAAGAGCGGAAACGAGTAACGCGTTAatgaattataattaataataaaattgtttgACTAAATGAGCGTGAAGATGTTACTTTGAAAACGACGTGCATGCAGAAGGACTAGAATCGTCAGGACAAAGAAGTAGTAGGACACATGACCTTATGTTTAAATAATACAGATATATAAGATAATGTGTCTGGCAGGCAGGCCAAAACACGTGTTGCATTTAAAAGGGAAAACCATGCGTTTGGTCCTTATATTTAATTTGAAAATCTATATCGTCTTTAATGTTCTAATTCGATACAAGGGTTTTACGTTTGACGAACGTTAGGATATTTGGTCCCTCTCACTTAACGTCTGTTAAAAATGATGACATGACATTTTTTGTTGAAATTTGAATAGTGAAGAACATTTTGAGAAAAACTATTTTCTTGTTATTGATTTCAACTCAATTGATTTTTATATTGTCTTGTATTTCCTATTTATATTACAAGTTGTAATGTGATGAAAGACTATTACACAAAAAAATTAAGTACTAAAGTTTAATCTATGCCACATACTTATTGATTACAATCAAAGACATACTTAGCATGATCTCACCATGCTTTAGAATGACAAGGAGTTGTTGTAGGATTGTGATGGAAGATGTTGCTTGCAGCACAAACAACAGCTGAAACATAAGCAATATCTGCTGTGTAAACTTGATTGTTGTGGCAGATTAGGCCGAATGGACGGAGGAGGCCCAATTGGTATGAGCAGAAGCAGTTGGGGTTGGGCTGAGTAGCAGACGAAGCCCAGCAAGCAGCAGAGAAAGCTGCTTTGCACAGTCACCGTCGCTGATTCGATTCCAGCCAACTTCAATACTCTCCTC contains:
- the LOC139881205 gene encoding uncharacterized protein gives rise to the protein MGRNSPPRHIDDNGGDGAAAGGFRPIRDRFPFKRNPNSRTKTSPPYSDRTLPRSSSGGGGGGGGRSYHTNRLTSHRKGLNLLFSFRGVYFFYIMVILGVFAFASMVLQSSMISSVVFRQGPEKRGRSVMDGLRIGSTLRFVPGQRLKSITAGHGLDQLRSQPRIGIRKPRLAIVLGSMKKDANSLMLITVMNNLQKIGYFLKIYVVKDGPARSMWEQISGVSLLGPELHGHIDWSRYEGVIVNSLEAKDAISSLMQDPFHTVPLVWIIQEDTLANRLQIYEEMGWKHLIFDWEKAFSRATVVAFPDYTLPMLYSLLDTGNFFVIPGSPVDVWAAEAVSETHSKDQLRKNNGFNEDDLVVLVVGSSFFYDELSWDYAVAMHTIAPLLIKHARRKDAGGSFKFIFLSGNSSDGYDDALQDLASRLGLLEGSLRHYGVNSDANHALLMADIVLYGSSQDEQGFPSLIIRAMAMGVPVVAPEFPIIKKYVGDGVHAILFREHDPDALMNSFSLIISDGKLSEIGQVVASHGKLLAKDLLASECITGYARLLENVLDFPSTVLLPSTFSEIQQMAWNWNYFGNEIDQKAGEMLDADNTEIESSIVYALEKNVTKLLGLTNVTENATEVVGEDLPTDQDWAVLGEMESLEEYERLEMEELEDRNERNTGAWDEIYKNAKKAEKLNFELNERDEGELERTGQPVCIYEIYVGRGTWQFLHHGSLYRGLSLSTNARRLRSDDVDAVGRLPLLNDSYYRDILCEIGGMFAVANKVDKIHRRPWIGFQSWRATGKKASLSKNAEKFLEDGIQNSKDVIYFWTQLDLDGGSNNDRLTFWSMCDILNGGHCRTAFQDAFRRMYDLPASVEALPPMPEDGGRWSSLHSWVMPTPSFLEFIMFSRMFVDSLHILHAKTGEVDRCLLSSSKLESKHCYCRMMELLVNVWAYHSARKMVYINPQSGILEEQHPIENRKGFIWAKYFNFTLLKTMDEDLAEAADDGDHPTEKWLWPLTGEVHWQGIYEREREERYRLKMDKKRKTKEKLLERLRNGYKQKSLGRRSS